In the Kitasatospora terrestris genome, one interval contains:
- a CDS encoding SDR family oxidoreductase: MTLARRTVHSNGLPLAVYEQGDPANPTVVLVHGYPDTHAVWDDVAADLAADHHVVRYDVRGAGASGIPLGRDEYRLELLGADLFAVADAVSPDAPVHVVAHDWGSVQSWEAVTTPGAHHRIASYTTMSGPCLDHMGHWIRHRLRRPTPRHLRQLAVQGLHSWYIAAFQLPVLAPATWRLWLARAWPRVLRDLEAVTPRHGHPQPSLKQDAVNGIELYRANMRPTLRRPRERHTEVPVQLITLRRDHYVSDFLSEGLERWVPRLTRRSVDATHWSALLEKGATVAGMVRDFTTRTAAGESVAPPDSGQLVVVTGAGSGIGRSTALAFAEQGARVVVCDLDLPSAERTAELCMLTGASAHAYRVDVSDGSAVDAFAAAVAAAHGVPDVVVNNAGIGHSGTFLQTTEKEWQRVLDVNLWGVIHGCRAFGNLMVERGEGGHIVNLASAAAYLPSKVLAAYATSKAAVYMLSDCLRAELAPHRIGVSTICPGIVNTNITRTSTFSGLSDAEQAAKQAKVSKMYARRGFPPEKVAAEIVRAVRTGKPVVPVTVEAKAARLLGRISPGLLRRAAQINAG; encoded by the coding sequence ATGACGCTTGCCCGCCGCACCGTCCACTCCAACGGGCTGCCGCTGGCCGTCTACGAGCAGGGCGACCCGGCCAACCCGACCGTCGTCCTGGTGCACGGCTACCCCGACACCCACGCGGTGTGGGACGACGTCGCCGCCGACCTCGCCGCCGACCACCACGTGGTCCGCTACGACGTGCGCGGCGCGGGCGCCTCCGGCATCCCGCTCGGCCGCGACGAGTACCGGCTGGAGCTGCTCGGCGCCGACCTGTTCGCGGTGGCCGACGCGGTCAGCCCGGACGCGCCCGTCCACGTGGTCGCCCACGACTGGGGCTCGGTGCAGTCCTGGGAGGCGGTCACCACGCCCGGCGCCCACCACCGGATCGCCTCCTACACCACCATGTCCGGCCCGTGCCTGGACCACATGGGCCACTGGATCCGCCACCGGCTGCGCCGCCCCACCCCCCGGCACCTGCGCCAACTGGCCGTCCAGGGCCTGCACTCCTGGTACATCGCCGCCTTCCAGCTGCCCGTCCTCGCCCCCGCCACCTGGCGGCTCTGGCTGGCCCGCGCCTGGCCGCGGGTGCTGCGCGACCTGGAGGCGGTCACCCCGCGCCACGGCCACCCGCAGCCCAGCCTGAAGCAGGACGCGGTCAACGGCATCGAGCTGTACCGCGCCAACATGCGGCCCACCCTGCGCCGGCCGCGCGAACGGCACACCGAGGTCCCGGTCCAGCTGATCACGCTGCGCCGCGACCACTACGTCTCCGACTTCCTCTCCGAGGGGCTGGAGCGCTGGGTGCCCCGGCTCACCCGGCGCAGCGTGGACGCCACCCACTGGTCGGCGCTGCTGGAGAAGGGCGCCACGGTGGCGGGCATGGTCCGCGACTTCACCACCCGCACCGCCGCCGGCGAGAGCGTCGCCCCGCCGGACAGCGGCCAGCTGGTCGTGGTCACCGGCGCCGGCAGCGGCATCGGCCGGTCCACCGCGCTCGCCTTCGCCGAGCAGGGCGCCCGGGTCGTGGTCTGCGACCTCGACCTGCCGTCCGCCGAACGCACCGCCGAACTGTGCATGCTCACCGGCGCCTCCGCGCACGCCTACCGGGTCGACGTCAGCGACGGCTCGGCCGTGGACGCCTTCGCCGCCGCCGTCGCGGCCGCCCACGGCGTCCCCGACGTGGTGGTCAACAACGCGGGCATCGGCCACTCCGGGACCTTCCTGCAGACCACCGAGAAGGAGTGGCAGCGCGTCCTGGACGTCAACCTGTGGGGCGTCATCCACGGCTGCCGGGCCTTCGGCAACCTGATGGTGGAGCGCGGCGAGGGCGGACACATCGTCAACCTCGCCTCGGCCGCCGCCTACCTGCCGTCCAAGGTGCTCGCCGCGTACGCCACCTCCAAGGCCGCCGTCTACATGCTCTCCGACTGCCTGCGGGCCGAACTCGCCCCGCACCGGATCGGCGTCTCCACCATCTGCCCCGGCATCGTCAACACCAACATCACCCGGACCTCCACCTTCTCCGGCCTCTCCGACGCGGAGCAGGCCGCCAAGCAGGCCAAGGTCTCCAAGATGTACGCCCGCCGGGGCTTCCCGCCGGAGAAGGTCGCCGCCGAGATCGTCCGCGCGGTCCGCACCGGCAAGCCCGTCGTCCCGGTCACCGTCGAGGCTAAGGCGGCCCGGCTGCTCGGCCGGATCAGCCCCGGCCTGCTGCGCCGCGCCGCCCAGATCAACGCGGGCTGA
- a CDS encoding chloramphenicol phosphotransferase CPT family protein, which translates to MGGGLIIFLNGTSSSGKSSVARELLATLDGASFHFPVDAFHAMRSKQGYTEAELPEVLRRTWMGFHRAVAGMAAAGNMVVVDHLFSEEWRLADCLELFPAEDVVLVGVHCPLPELERRERERGDRPPGLASRQFGPVHAHGEYDIEVDTSVLSPAACAGRIKEFLPGRPRPTAFERLRARRA; encoded by the coding sequence ATGGGCGGCGGGCTGATCATCTTCCTGAACGGGACGTCGAGTTCGGGGAAGTCCAGCGTGGCCCGGGAGTTGCTGGCGACGCTGGACGGCGCGTCGTTCCACTTCCCGGTGGACGCGTTCCACGCGATGCGGTCGAAGCAGGGGTACACCGAGGCGGAGCTGCCCGAGGTGCTGCGGCGCACCTGGATGGGCTTCCACCGGGCGGTCGCCGGGATGGCCGCGGCCGGCAACATGGTGGTGGTGGACCACCTGTTCAGCGAGGAGTGGCGGCTCGCGGACTGTCTGGAGCTGTTCCCCGCCGAGGACGTGGTGCTGGTCGGGGTGCACTGCCCGCTGCCCGAGCTGGAACGGCGGGAGCGCGAACGCGGTGACCGCCCGCCGGGCCTGGCGTCCCGCCAGTTCGGCCCGGTGCACGCCCACGGCGAGTACGACATCGAGGTGGACACTTCGGTGCTCTCCCCCGCCGCGTGCGCCGGCCGGATCAAGGAGTTCCTGCCCGGCCGGCCCCGCCCGACCGCTTTCGAGCGCCTGCGCGCCCGCCGTGCCTGA
- a CDS encoding DUF3626 domain-containing protein, translated as MTPPTPATPSAPATPAAPAAPAAPAAPATPAARAALRHVAERSTGGPLDPALRITLNFHPDRVFAGRPILEAMAEDGTYRSQFVTGTSNGGLTAHPGGDRWRWESRIFGGAYDHAPDAERPVYGALDFRRSPYGAAPRFGSAYFRLTADTLDRATFCYPDSWLEPADLATAATGTSLIALAEADDQDALDDYIEAQVHGPVLLAEHVEALVLDPCHRGTPVEAAARRLPCPIEWHPGYRLPVAELARHPEYRGPEYVALARTLAADGLLDPSLLATADHDPQAVKKVWHYLARFGRTEAC; from the coding sequence ATGACGCCGCCCACGCCCGCCACCCCCTCCGCGCCCGCCACGCCCGCCGCGCCCGCCGCGCCCGCCGCGCCCGCCGCGCCCGCCACGCCCGCCGCGCGGGCCGCACTGCGCCACGTCGCCGAGCGCTCCACCGGCGGTCCGCTCGACCCGGCCCTGCGGATCACCCTCAACTTCCACCCCGACCGGGTCTTCGCGGGCCGCCCGATCCTGGAGGCGATGGCCGAGGACGGCACCTACCGCTCCCAGTTTGTCACCGGCACCAGCAACGGCGGCCTCACCGCCCACCCGGGCGGCGACCGCTGGCGCTGGGAGAGCCGGATCTTCGGCGGCGCCTACGACCACGCGCCGGACGCCGAGCGGCCGGTGTACGGCGCCCTCGACTTCCGGCGCAGCCCGTACGGGGCCGCGCCGCGGTTCGGCTCCGCGTACTTCCGGCTCACCGCCGACACCCTGGACCGCGCCACCTTCTGCTATCCGGACAGCTGGCTCGAACCCGCCGACCTGGCCACCGCAGCCACCGGGACCAGCCTGATCGCCCTCGCCGAGGCGGACGACCAGGACGCCCTCGACGACTACATCGAGGCGCAGGTGCACGGCCCGGTCCTGCTCGCCGAGCACGTCGAGGCCCTGGTCCTCGACCCCTGCCACCGGGGCACCCCGGTCGAGGCCGCCGCCCGCAGGCTCCCCTGCCCGATCGAGTGGCACCCGGGCTACCGCCTCCCGGTCGCCGAGCTCGCCCGCCACCCCGAGTACCGCGGCCCCGAGTACGTCGCCCTCGCCCGCACCCTGGCCGCCGACGGCCTCCTCGACCCGAGCCTGCTCGCCACCGCCGACCACGACCCGCAGGCGGTCAAGAAGGTCTGGCACTACCTCGCTCGCTTCGGCCGCACCGAAGCTTGTTGA